A stretch of Lathyrus oleraceus cultivar Zhongwan6 chromosome 6, CAAS_Psat_ZW6_1.0, whole genome shotgun sequence DNA encodes these proteins:
- the LOC127091440 gene encoding TIP41-like protein gives MELEVDENDLKAADAEIFVDGGRRGIRIHGWLIESRRNSILNSSNVQEWEKKLVTSHLPEMVFGENALVLKHLNSGTKIHFNAFDALCGWKQEALPPVEVPAAAKWKFRSKPFEEIILDYDYTFTTPYCGSGAIEIDKDLNGGKISEETGDLHWEDCKEQIDLVALASKEPILFYDEVVLYEDELADNGVSLLTVKVRVMPSSWFLLLQFWLRVDGVLIRLRETRMHCVFGVSKNPVVLRESCWRESTFQALSAKGHPFDSAAYSDPNIISQKLPIVKRATQKLVFSS, from the exons ATGGAATTGGAAGTCGACGAGAACGACTTGAAAGCCGCCGACGCCGAAATCTTCGTCGACGGTGGCCGGAGAGGCATTCGCATCCATGGTTGGTTGATCGAGTCTCGCAGGAACTCCATACTCAACTCGTCAAACGTTCAAGA GTGGGAAAAGAAACTTGTGACTTCTCATTTACCAGAAATGGTTTTTGGGGAAAATGCTTTGGTTCTGAAACACTTGAATAGTGGAACCAAAATTCACTTTAATGCATTTGATGCTTTATGTGGATGGAAACAGGAAGCTTTGCCACCTGTTGAAGTTCCTGCAGCGGCTAAATGGAAGTTTAGAAG CAAACCCTTTGAGGAAATAATATTAGATTATGACTATACATTTACAACACCTTATTGTGGAAGTGGTGCTATTGAGATTGATAAAGATCTG AATGGTGGAAAGATATCGGAGGAAACCGGCGATCTCCATTGGGAAGACTGCAAGGAACAAATTGATTTGGTTGCATTGGCATCCAAGGAGCCTATACTTTTCTATGATGAG GTGGTGTTATATGAAGATGAACTCGCTGATAATGGAGTATCACTTCTTACTGTAAAAGTG AGAGTCATGCCAAGTTCTTGGTTTCTTCTCTTGCAATTCTGG CTTAGAGTTGATGGAGTGTTGATTCGACTGAGGGAAACTCGTATGCACTGTGTATTTGGTGTAAGCAAAAATCCTGTTGTACTTCGGGAGAGCTGCTGGAGAGAATCTACTTTTCAAGCTTTGTCTGCG AAAGGGCACCCTTTTGATTCTGCAGCGTATAGTGATCCAAACATCATCAGCCAGAAGCTCCCCATTGTCAAGCGTGCGACCCAAAAGCTTGTATTTTCCTCTTAA